The Chryseobacterium nakagawai genome has a segment encoding these proteins:
- a CDS encoding FkbM family methyltransferase, which yields MKDLLQKIANKVGYTIIKNDTYDSMVQRSKKAAVANEKNDLLNKFYATLKALNFQPNFIVDIGANTGTWTREALKQFPNSSYLLIEPQERLSANFQDLLQNPKIKYLPVGVGDKNDILKFTIVDRDDSCSFIYSEEEAAKMGYEQIEVPIKTLSSIIKENNLDYPDIVKIDAEGLDLEVIDGASDLFGKTEVFMVEAGVQVKVYKNSLLRLVNKMDEAGYELYDITDLNRPIDIPVLWLVELVFVKKGGKLTQFPINL from the coding sequence ATGAAAGATTTATTACAAAAAATAGCCAACAAAGTAGGCTATACAATCATTAAGAACGACACTTATGATAGTATGGTCCAAAGAAGTAAAAAAGCAGCAGTTGCAAACGAAAAAAATGACCTGCTGAATAAATTTTATGCAACCCTGAAAGCATTAAACTTTCAGCCTAATTTTATTGTTGATATTGGGGCGAATACCGGAACATGGACAAGAGAGGCTTTAAAACAATTCCCTAACTCTTCCTATCTTCTTATAGAACCACAGGAAAGGCTTTCAGCAAATTTTCAAGACTTGCTGCAAAATCCTAAAATCAAATATTTACCTGTGGGTGTTGGAGATAAAAATGATATCTTAAAATTCACAATAGTTGATAGAGATGACAGTTGCTCTTTTATTTATTCAGAAGAGGAAGCTGCCAAAATGGGATATGAGCAAATTGAAGTTCCTATCAAAACTCTGAGTTCCATTATCAAGGAAAATAATCTTGATTATCCTGACATTGTAAAAATTGATGCTGAAGGACTGGACCTGGAAGTGATTGATGGTGCCTCCGATTTATTTGGAAAAACAGAAGTGTTTATGGTAGAAGCAGGCGTTCAGGTTAAAGTGTATAAAAACTCCTTATTGAGATTGGTCAACAAAATGGACGAAGCTGGATATGAGTTATATGATATTACAGATTTAAACAGACCCATTGACATCCCTGTTTTATGGCTTGTAGAACTTGTCTTTGTAAAAAAAGGCGGTAAACTTACTCAATTTCC